In Pseudomonas sp. MTM4, one genomic interval encodes:
- a CDS encoding DUF1652 domain-containing protein, producing MASRLPLLTIENILRNYLYPFRCDCHAQEDSRVTVRLYEEHVDGEELTVFGITDDQCRDAANLVRLAQELRFELYATRGGLMTASLSDKVAEQ from the coding sequence ATGGCTTCACGTCTACCTCTGCTGACGATTGAGAACATCCTCCGCAACTACCTGTATCCCTTCCGCTGTGACTGCCATGCTCAGGAAGACAGCCGTGTCACCGTCCGGCTCTATGAAGAGCACGTGGACGGCGAAGAGCTCACCGTTTTCGGCATCACCGATGATCAGTGCCGCGACGCTGCGAATCTGGTGCGGCTGGCTCAGGAACTGCGCTTCGAGCTGTACGCCACACGAGGCGGCCTGATGACCGCCTCGCTTTCCGACAAAGTCGCCGAGCAGTAG
- a CDS encoding ferritin-like domain-containing protein: protein MQSAQTGNDVRVERLIEWLRDAHAMEAQAESMLSKQASRIEHYPQLKARIEQHITETQNQAKLIESCLQRYDKSYSGLKDLGGKMMAMGQAMGGMMVNDEIVKGAQMGYVFENLEIASYEILIAAAETIGDTQTAEICTRILAEEVAMAEWMRSHLAELTQAYLTRAQTPNVEAKR from the coding sequence ATGCAAAGTGCACAAACCGGAAACGACGTCCGCGTCGAACGTTTGATCGAATGGCTGCGCGATGCTCACGCGATGGAGGCTCAGGCCGAGTCCATGCTCAGCAAACAGGCCAGCCGCATCGAGCACTATCCCCAGTTGAAAGCGAGGATCGAGCAACACATTACCGAGACTCAGAACCAGGCCAAGCTGATCGAAAGCTGCCTACAGCGCTACGACAAGTCCTATTCGGGCCTCAAGGATCTGGGCGGCAAGATGATGGCCATGGGGCAAGCCATGGGCGGCATGATGGTCAATGACGAAATCGTCAAAGGCGCTCAGATGGGCTACGTCTTCGAGAATCTGGAAATCGCGTCCTACGAGATTCTGATCGCGGCCGCCGAGACCATTGGCGATACCCAGACCGCCGAGATCTGCACACGCATTCTGGCTGAAGAAGTGGCGATGGCCGAATGGATGCGCAGTCACCTTGCCGAGCTGACCCAGGCCTATCTGACCCGCGCGCAGACCCCCAACGTTGAGGCGAAACGCTGA